TGTAAAAATCTATCCCGATTTTGTGGAGGCACAGCTCTTATTGGGAACCGCTTACCTGGACTCTCATCAACTGGATAAAGCCGAGCCGGCGTTGCTCCACGTCCTCAAAATCGCTCCCAAAACGGCGCAGGCGAATTTTGCCCTGGGTGAGGTTTACCGGGAAAAGAAGGATTTTCCAGCGGCCGAGAAAACACTGCTTGAAGGCTTGAAATTGGATGACAAATCCTGGCAGGGGCATCTGACCCTGGGACGTGTCTATTGGGAGATCGGAGATGTTCCCAGGTCGGGAGTCGAGGTCGGAAAGACTCTCCAGTTGAAGCCCGATTGCACCGACGGGTTGCTCCTCGCTGGAAATCTTCTCTTGCGGGCCCGCAAACCGGTCGAAGCCCTCGGGATGTTCCAGGAATATCTTCGCCTGGATCCGAAGGGTCCATACGCGGACCAGACAAAGAAATCGGTGGAGAAGATAAAGTTGGCCCTTGCGGAAGAAAAGAAGTAGTTCGGCTCCGCCATTCCCGGGGTCCGGCCTCTTCGGCCGACAGGAAGCTTTCTGTTCCCGCCTGAAGAGCTGGCCCCCGGATGACGACTGGCCGGGCTGTGAATCCCGCCTCCTTCAACCCTCTATTTCAAAAAAGCACCGGTCCCGTCGTAACATTCTTAATCCGCTCATGAGGACGCGTCGAGCTGACTGCTTCCTGTCGTCCCTTGCCTGCACTCTTTGCGACCAGAATGATGTCAGAGTTGGGTGGGGCACCCCCAAATTGATTTGCCTGCTGAAGCAGCGCGGTCGCCGCAGCCCCGTCACCGGTGCTGGTGTTTCCAAAGACAACCAGGTTTCCGACAAAATTATTGGCCGAGCCAAGTGTGCCCGGAAATACCTGGCTCAGGAAAAGGGCAACATGGCTGAATTGGTCCATGGTGAACACATGCTGGTCAATCATAGTGCCGGAGGAATTGAACAATTGGGCCGTCATGACAATGGGACCGAATGTGTTGTCAAATGGATTTGCCATGGCAAACCCGATGTCCTGGTTGGTGGCCGCATCTCGAACCACCGGCAGAGAGAACTGACTGAAGATCGGGGTGGGTGGGACGCCCACCGTGAAGATCGGAAATCCCGTGAATTGATTTCCTTGATAGAAGGTAAAGGTCAGGTACCCTCCGATCACGTCAGCTCCTAAGTTACCTGAGGCGTCGGTCTCGAAGATCCGCAGCCAACCTGTTTTCAACTGACCTGTTCCCGCGCTCAGCAAACGGCAGGCAGAGAAAGGGGAAATCGCAAAAACTGTCTGAAGACCAGTGGCCGAATCGGTGCTCAGAGGACAGTCTGTCTGGAATCCAATATTGAGGCTGTTGGCCGGGTTGGCATCATCAAAGGAATCGACCACCGCATGCACCAGAAAATTATTGGGATTTGAGACCAAAAGGGTCGCCACGTAGGTCCCGGAACCGGACTGGCCGTTGGCAATGTGGGCGTAACGGAGGATGCTGTTCAGATTGGTTTGCCCAGGAATCGGGACGGATAAGAACAACATGAGGAACATTGCTGTCAATAAACTGATGAATATCGGCTTTCTTGTTTTCATGGGCGTTCTCCTCTCAGATGACAGGGCAGTGAGGATTCCCTGCCTCCCCTCGCTGGCCGTCGAAACAACATGACCCTTCAATGCCTTGGAATCGCCCGGGGACCTCTAGAACTAAATTTCAACCCCGCCCGGTATTGCTACTTACACCTGTTGGAGGATAAAGTTTAAGGAAAAGTTGCTTTGCCGGGCTGACTCTTGTCATTTCCACCGCAATGGGAGCCCGAAAATTCCAAAATCCAAATTCCAAAATCCAAACAAAACTCAAATTCCAATTGATCAAACAGAGGCAGTTGTCAGTTCTCAGTTGTCAGTGAACAGCCATCAGCTATCAACGCGAGGAGTGAGGAGTATAGAGCCCTTGAGCCGCTCTTCACTGATGACTGAGAACTGACAACTAATTCCGACAATTGCTCTTGCATTGGTTTGCTGACGGCTGATAGCTGATGGCTCCTTACTGAGAACCGAGAACTGACAACTGAGAACTTCTCGATAAACAAGGGCAAGTGACATCCCGCTCAAAATACTGGTACAATCCATCCTCAGGAAGCAGCAAATCTATCATGCCAGAACGCAAGATACTACAGCTGGGAGTACCGTTGTTATGGGAGCGATCCCGGAGTGTGGCCGATATGAAGGACGCCGGCGTGCGCACGGTCATCCAGGACCTCGATGACACCCTGGCCTGGTTTCGGGCCACGACCGGATGGGGCCGTGGTATTTCCGCCCCACAGATCGGTGAGTTGACGCGCATCAGCTTCATTCACGTGGACGACGTCCTGTCGGGTGAAAGCCGGCTCATGAGCGAATCCGATACACAGCTTCAGTCGCACGAGCGCCTGGTCCTCATCAATCCCGAGATCGCGTGGCGCTCCAAGGAAACCTTCGCGCTCTGGGACGACTGCTTCAGCTTTCCGAACCTGCTGGTGAAGGTGTCCCGTCACGAGGCGATTGAGGTCACTTACGCCAACCCACGGGGAAAACCGCAGCGGCTGCGCGCAGAGAGAGGTCTGTCGGAACTCTTGCAGCACGAAATCGACCACCTCGACGGTATTCTCGCGCTGGATCGTCGCCTCGACGATCACTCGGTTGCCACTCGTG
The Terriglobia bacterium DNA segment above includes these coding regions:
- a CDS encoding tetratricopeptide repeat protein; translated protein: MTNSIHGQLRFAEGGLKAENVLVRLETQEGGVVAEVRTDRNGKFDFSNISQAMYKVTATMEGYLPAYQEVNLMTTYTEYVILTLIPDKNKMTRTKADNAGILLDSKAPKEAQDEYEKGRAELLNASDPAKGIPHLEKAVKIYPDFVEAQLLLGTAYLDSHQLDKAEPALLHVLKIAPKTAQANFALGEVYREKKDFPAAEKTLLEGLKLDDKSWQGHLTLGRVYWEIGDVPRSGVEVGKTLQLKPDCTDGLLLAGNLLLRARKPVEALGMFQEYLRLDPKGPYADQTKKSVEKIKLALAEEKK
- a CDS encoding peptide deformylase, whose amino-acid sequence is MPERKILQLGVPLLWERSRSVADMKDAGVRTVIQDLDDTLAWFRATTGWGRGISAPQIGELTRISFIHVDDVLSGESRLMSESDTQLQSHERLVLINPEIAWRSKETFALWDDCFSFPNLLVKVSRHEAIEVTYANPRGKPQRLRAERGLSELLQHEIDHLDGILALDRRLDDHSVATREAFAQMEMTPQRLGATQVWKPQPESSTPQASLRNPKPATRARLLIPQNLRNLWTKYVSKR